One window of Acidobacteriota bacterium genomic DNA carries:
- a CDS encoding metallopeptidase TldD-related protein yields MKCVHLCVLSFTLLSTGPALKAEESVLMKALKDELARTMDQLQLEGMRKPYYVAYWVHETKSIGIAASLGGVLNRGEGSSNRYLSVEVRVGDYDLDNTNFFDLSGFESGFGSMRGLPLADDYKELRRQVWLATDSAYKQALDQFAKKRAVLQNRTRVEEVPDFSREEPYRYTDDSPSGRLPDAARVETLVKGLSAVFKGIAGVFTSNVRADLRLGTTYFVNSEGSSFTRRSPSVSVHALAGTRAVDGTELEDFVAAHGRRWEELPDRTDLAGRIRGMAERLVQLREAEFVDRYNGPVLFEGQAAAELVNQVLVPRLVALPTPVTDGPRFLPFGGFGAGPKNPFLDKLGARVLPRFLSIVDDPTVETHGQVPLLGGYKVDNEGVPAGETRLVQRGILKTLLATRSPVPGVSNSTGNRRSVGPSPSNLFVVPRGGMSRDEMREELLGLVEERGLDFGIVVRRLGNPQMTLSRERRFAFMLPEESGRSNLEPVTLAFKIFPDGREELIRKAELLGISESSFRDIVAASETLTAYHTTFRPPPSFSLSSLLFRGSGPVSSAVVSLVVPQLLFEDLTLKRPSGDVPHLPLIAQP; encoded by the coding sequence ATGAAATGTGTCCACCTCTGTGTCCTCTCGTTCACCCTTCTGTCGACAGGCCCTGCTCTGAAGGCGGAGGAAAGCGTGCTGATGAAGGCCCTGAAGGACGAGTTGGCGAGAACCATGGACCAGTTGCAACTCGAAGGCATGCGGAAACCCTATTACGTCGCCTACTGGGTTCATGAGACGAAGAGCATCGGGATTGCGGCCAGCCTGGGGGGAGTGCTCAACCGCGGAGAAGGCTCTTCCAACCGTTACCTGTCGGTGGAGGTGAGGGTGGGGGATTACGATCTCGACAACACCAATTTCTTCGATCTGTCCGGATTCGAATCCGGATTCGGCTCCATGCGCGGCCTGCCGCTGGCCGACGATTACAAGGAGCTGAGAAGGCAGGTCTGGCTGGCCACCGACAGCGCCTACAAGCAGGCTCTGGATCAATTCGCCAAGAAACGCGCCGTTCTACAGAACAGGACTCGCGTCGAGGAAGTTCCCGACTTCAGCCGGGAGGAGCCTTACCGATACACCGACGACAGCCCCTCCGGCCGACTGCCGGATGCGGCCCGGGTGGAGACGCTGGTGAAGGGGCTTTCAGCCGTCTTCAAGGGCATTGCGGGCGTCTTTACGTCCAACGTCCGGGCCGATCTCCGGCTCGGGACGACCTATTTCGTCAACAGCGAAGGGTCTTCCTTTACCCGGAGGTCGCCGTCCGTCTCCGTTCACGCTCTGGCGGGCACGCGGGCGGTCGATGGGACGGAGCTGGAGGACTTCGTCGCGGCCCATGGTCGCCGGTGGGAGGAGCTGCCGGACCGGACGGACCTGGCGGGACGGATTCGGGGAATGGCGGAACGGCTGGTTCAACTCCGGGAAGCGGAGTTCGTCGACCGCTACAACGGGCCGGTCCTGTTCGAAGGACAGGCGGCGGCGGAACTGGTGAACCAGGTTCTGGTGCCCAGACTTGTCGCCTTGCCGACTCCCGTGACCGACGGACCGCGGTTCCTCCCGTTCGGCGGATTCGGGGCCGGGCCGAAGAACCCGTTCCTGGACAAGCTGGGCGCCAGGGTCCTGCCGAGGTTTCTCAGCATCGTTGACGATCCGACCGTGGAAACCCATGGCCAGGTCCCGCTGCTGGGCGGATACAAGGTGGATAACGAGGGCGTGCCTGCCGGCGAGACCCGGCTGGTGCAGCGGGGGATTCTGAAGACCCTGCTGGCGACCCGCAGTCCGGTTCCGGGCGTGTCGAATAGCACCGGGAATCGGAGGAGCGTGGGCCCGTCCCCCTCCAATCTCTTCGTGGTTCCACGGGGTGGAATGAGCCGGGATGAGATGAGGGAGGAACTGCTTGGCCTGGTCGAGGAACGGGGACTGGACTTCGGGATCGTCGTGCGCCGTCTCGGAAACCCGCAAATGACGCTGTCACGGGAGCGACGGTTCGCGTTCATGCTGCCGGAAGAGAGCGGGAGATCGAACCTCGAGCCGGTGACCCTCGCGTTCAAGATCTTCCCGGACGGCCGGGAGGAGCTGATTCGAAAGGCCGAGCTGCTGGGGATCAGCGAGTCCAGCTTCCGGGACATCGTGGCCGCCTCGGAGACCCTGACCGCCTACCATACGACCTTTCGCCCCCCGCCGAGCTTTTCCTTGTCTTCACTGCTATTCAGGGGTTCGGGTCCGGTGTCGTCCGCGGTGGTATCTCTGGTCGTGCCCCAGCTTCTCTTCGAGGACCTGACCCTGAAAAGACCATCGGGGGATGTCCCTCACCTGCCTCTGATCGCTCAACCTTGA